One genomic segment of Sminthopsis crassicaudata isolate SCR6 chromosome 4, ASM4859323v1, whole genome shotgun sequence includes these proteins:
- the CAMTA2 gene encoding calmodulin-binding transcription activator 2 isoform X10, translating to MNNKDTTEVAENSHHLKIFLPKKLLECLPRCPLLPPERLRWNTNEEIASYLITFEKHDEWLSCSPKTRPQNGSIILYNRKKVKYRKDGYCWKKRKDGKTTREDHMKLKVQGMENPDIVLVHYLNVPALEDCGKGCGPILCSISNDRREWLKWSREELVGQLKPMFHGIKWSCGNGAGEFSVEQLVQQILDTHQAKPLPRTHACLCSGGLGSTGTLPHKCSNTKHRIISPKIEPRTLAIPPIPPPRPPEPLPQAVPPLTESSELPKVDTSPSSSSSSSSSGFAEPSEISLRSPVTPGGLPRGGPALLLLTGLEQLTGGLTPSRHLASQPEFGPSLGLALVLSPQPPAPAGPPSPAFDPDRFFNNPSQGQTYGGGLGVSSNFPEVKAIRTPCIALEPAAALEPVTSNQGTTPKSGEGKEGNRFFIQDDADLMGDLISEEAPSAPGPPSLSIITDFSPEWSYPEGGVKVLITGPWTEVSERYSCVFDHILVPASLVQAGVLRCYCPAHEAGLVSLQVAGEEGPLSASVLFEYRARRFLALPSTPLDWLSLDDNQFRMSILERLEQMEKRMAEMAAAGQAPPPAPDPHPVQGGVLGPGFEARVVVLVERMIPRYGWRGPDHLVHGGPFRGMSLLHLAAAQGYARLIETLSQWRTMEAESLDLEQEVDPLNVDHFSCTPLMWACALGHLEAAVLLFQWNRQALNIPDSLGRLPLFVAHSRGHVQLARCLEELQRKEVPVEPLPTPLLSSASSDTGLHSVSSSSELSDGMFSVTSACSSAPDSSPPPAPLPTLEEATEVTQPGQSSHGLSKTPNLVMEYKASNSQGLPSPPSVSEDSTVEAPIPGYGASSKEVDCHQAVDIIQVDMISLANQIVEATPDRIKQEDFGVEPEAEGPLQEKTGAMGLSETMSWLASYLENVDHLPSLTQHSKLPFEGGHLTAPPAPSWAEFLGASANGKMENDFALLTLSDHEQRELYEAGRVIQTPFRKYKGHRLKEQQEIAAAVIQRCYRKYKQFALYKKMTQAAILIQSKFRSYYEQKRFQQSRRAAVLIQQHYRSYRCRPGPYHRPSGPSGPLPPRGKGSFLTKKQDQAARKIIRFLRRCQHRMKELKQSQEVEGLSQPEMST from the exons ATGAATAACAAGGATACCACTGAAGTTGCTG AGAACAGCCATCACCTGAAGATCTTTCTCCCCAAAAAGTTATTGGAATGTCTTCCCAGATGCCCCCTACTGCCTCCTGAACGGCTACGATGGAACACAAATGAG gAGATTGCCTCTTACTTAATCACCTTTGAGAAGCATGATGAGTGGCTATCCTGTTCCCCAAAGACCAG GCCTCAGAATGGCTCCATCATCCTCTATAATCGAAAGAAGGTAAAGTACCGAAAAGATGGCTACTGCTGGAAGAAGCGGAAGGATGGAAAGACCACTCGAGAGGACCACATGAAACTTAAGGTGCAGGGCATGGAG AACCCTGACATCGTCCTTGTGCACTACCTGAATGTCCCTGCCCTAGAAGATTGTGGGAAGGGCTGTGGCCCCATCCTTTGTTCCATCAGCAACGATCGAAGGGAATGGCTCAAGTGGTCCAGGGAGGAGCTGGTGGGGCAACTGAAGCCCATGT TTCATGGCATCAAGTGGAGCTGTGGGAATGGGGCAGGTGAGTTCTCAGTGGAACAGCTGGTGCAGCAGATTCTGGATACCCACCAGGCCAAGCCCTTGCCCCGTACCCATGCCTGCCTCTGCAGCGGAGGGCTCG GTTCCACGGGGACCCTACCCCACAAGTGCAGCAACACCAAGCACCGAATCATCTCTCCTAAAATTGAGCCTCGGACCTTGGCCATACCCCCAATCCCACCTCCAAGACCCCCTGAGCCCCTTCCACAGGCTGTTCCACCCCTTACTGAATCCTCTGAGCTCCCCAAGGTTGATACTTcaccctcttcctcctcttcctcctcttcttctggTTTTGCTGAACCTTCTGAGATTAGCCTCAGATCTCCAGTAACTCCAGGAGGATTGCCCCGGGGAGGACCTGCTCTCCTCCTGCTGACAGGTTTAGAGCAGCTCACTGGGGGTTTAACTCCTAGCAGGCACTTGGCTTCTCAGCCTGAGTTTGGGCCCTCCCTGGGCCTGGCCCTGGTGCTAAGCCCTCAGCCTCCTGCCCCAGCTGGCCCTCCCAGTCCTGCCTTTGATCCTGATCGATTTTTCAACAATCCCAGTCAAGGCCAGACTTATGGGGGTGGGCTAGGGGTGAGTTCTAATTTCCCTGAGGTGAAGGCAATCAGAACACCTTGCATAGCCCTGGAACCTGCTGCTGCTCTGGAGCCTGTGACATCTAATCAAGGGACAACTCCTaagtctggagaaggaaaagaaggaaaccGATTCTTTATCCAAGATGATGCAG ACCTCATGGGGGATCTGATCAGTGAAGAGGCTCCAAGTGCTCCTGGCCCACCATCTCTTAGCATTATCACTGACTTCTCTCCTGAGTGGTCCTATCCAGAG GGTGGGGTCAAGGTATTGATCACAGGCCCTTGGACAGAGGTCTCAGAGCGTTATTCTTGTGTCTTCGACCACATCCTTGTGCCAGCCTCACTTGTCCAGGCTGGTGTCCTGCGCTGCTATTGTCCTG ctcatgAGGCAGGGTTGGTATCTCTTCAGGTGGCAGGAGAAGAGGGCCCACTCTCTGCCTCTGTGCTCTTTGAGTACCGTGCTCGACGGTTTTTAGCTCTTCCCAGCACACCACTTGACTGGCTGTCCTTAGATG ACAACCAATTCCGGATGTCCATACTGGAGCGACTAGAGCAGATGGAAAAACGGATGGCAGAAATGGCAGCAGCTGGACAGGCTCCTCCCCCAGCTCCTGACCCTCACCCAGTGCAG GGAGGTGTCCTGGGGCCTGGGTTTGAGGCCCGTGTGGTGGTCCTAGTAGAACGTATGATCCCTCGTTATGGCTGGCGGGGCCCTGATCACCTGGTACACGGGGGACCCTTCCGGGGTATGAGTCTCCTTCACCTGGCAGCAGCCCAGGGCTATGCTCGCCTCATTGAGACCCTGAGCCAGTGGAG GACTATGGAGGCAGAAAGCCTGGACTTGGAACAAGAGGTGGATCCACTTAATGTGGATCATTTCTCCTGCACTCCTTTG ATGTGGGCCTGTGCCCTAGGTCACCTAGAAGCGGCTGTTCTCCTTTTCCAATGGAACCGCCAGGCATTGAACATCCCTGATTCTCTTGGCCGACTACCCCTGTTTGTGGCACATTCCCGGGGGCATGTACAACTTGCCCGATGTCTAGAAGAGCTACAGAGAAAGGAAGTTCCAGTTGAGCCCCTACCTACCCCTTTACTGTCTTCTGCTAGTTCTGACACTG GTCTGCACAGTGTCTCCTCATCTTCAGAGTTGTCAGATGGCATGTTCTCTGTCACTTCAGCCTGTTCTAGTGCCCCAGACAGCAGTCCCCCTCCTGCTCCTTTGCCTACTTTGGAGGAAGCCACTGAGGTGACACAGCCAGGCCAGTCTTCTCATGGTCTCTCCAAAACTCCCAACCTAGTCATGGAGTATAAGGCCAGTAACTCACAGGGACTTCCCTCACCTCCCTCTGTGAGTGAGGACTCCACAGTAGAGGCTCCAATCCCAGGTTATGGGGCCAGTTCAAAAGAAGTTGATTGCCATCAGGCTGTGGACATAATACAG GTGGACATGATCTCTTTGGCCAATCAGATTGTTGAGGCAACACCAGACCGGATTAAACAGGAAGACTTTGGAGTTGAGCCTGAGGCTGAAGGCCCTCTTCAAGAAAAGACTGGAGCCATGGGGCTCAGTGAGACTATGTCTTGGCTGGCTAGTTACCTGGAGAATGTGGACCATCTCCCTAGCCTCACCCAGCACAG CAAGCTACCCTTTGAAGGGGGTCACCTGACTGCTCCCCCTGCCCCATCTTGGGCAGAGTTCCTTGGGGCCTCAGCtaatgggaaaatggaaaatgactttgCACTTCTAACGCTCTCTGATCATGAGCAGCGGGAGCTGTATGAAGCAGGCCGTGTCATCCAGACTCCCTTCCGCAAGTACAAG GGCCATCGACTTAAGGAGCAGCAGGAGATAGCAGCAGCTGTGATCCAGCGCTGTTACCGAAAGTACAAGCAG TTTGCACTCTATAAGAAGATGACCCAAGCAGCCATCCTGATCCAGAGCAAATTTCGAAGTTATTATGAACAGAAGAGATTTCAGCAGAGTAGACGGGCTGCTGTACTAATTCAACAGCACTACCGTTCCTATCGATGCAGACCTGGACCCTACCACCGCCCTTCTGGGCCTTCAGGACCTCTGCCTCCTCGTGGCAA agGCTCCTTCCTTACCAAGAAGCAGGATCAGGCAGCTAGGAAAATTATTCGTTTCCTGAGGCGTTGTCAACATAG gatgaaggaactgaagcaaaGCCAGGAGGTAGAAGGTCTTTCCCAACCTGAAATGAGCACCTGA
- the CAMTA2 gene encoding calmodulin-binding transcription activator 2 isoform X8 — MNNKDTTEVAENSHHLKIFLPKKLLECLPRCPLLPPERLRWNTNEEIASYLITFEKHDEWLSCSPKTRPQNGSIILYNRKKVKYRKDGYCWKKRKDGKTTREDHMKLKVQGMECLYGCYVHSSIVPTFHRRCYWLLQNPDIVLVHYLNVPALEDCGKGCGPILCSISNDRREWLKWSREELVGQLKPMFHGIKWSCGNGAGEFSVEQLVQQILDTHQAKPLPRTHACLCSGGLGSTGTLPHKCSNTKHRIISPKIEPRTLAIPPIPPPRPPEPLPQAVPPLTESSELPKVDTSPSSSSSSSSSGFAEPSEISLRSPVTPGGLPRGGPALLLLTGLEQLTGGLTPSRHLASQPEFGPSLGLALVLSPQPPAPAGPPSPAFDPDRFFNNPSQGQTYGGGLGVSSNFPEVKAIRTPCIALEPAAALEPVTSNQGTTPKSGEGKEGNRFFIQDDAGGMGTGPATVSSSPSIEPSVRPGRGEGLFGGPGGTSELETFSLSSFPDLMGDLISEEAPSAPGPPSLSIITDFSPEWSYPEGGVKVLITGPWTEVSERYSCVFDHILVPASLVQAGVLRCYCPAHEAGLVSLQVAGEEGPLSASVLFEYRARRFLALPSTPLDWLSLDDNQFRMSILERLEQMEKRMAEMAAAGQAPPPAPDPHPVQGGVLGPGFEARVVVLVERMIPRYGWRGPDHLVHGGPFRGMSLLHLAAAQGYARLIETLSQWRTMEAESLDLEQEVDPLNVDHFSCTPLMWACALGHLEAAVLLFQWNRQALNIPDSLGRLPLFVAHSRGHVQLARCLEELQRKEVPVEPLPTPLLSSASSDTGLHSVSSSSELSDGMFSVTSACSSAPDSSPPPAPLPTLEEATEVDMISLANQIVEATPDRIKQEDFGVEPEAEGPLQEKTGAMGLSETMSWLASYLENVDHLPSLTQHSKLPFEGGHLTAPPAPSWAEFLGASANGKMENDFALLTLSDHEQRELYEAGRVIQTPFRKYKGHRLKEQQEIAAAVIQRCYRKYKQLTWIALKFALYKKMTQAAILIQSKFRSYYEQKRFQQSRRAAVLIQQHYRSYRCRPGPYHRPSGPSGPLPPRGKGSFLTKKQDQAARKIIRFLRRCQHRMKELKQSQEVEGLSQPEMST; from the exons ATGAATAACAAGGATACCACTGAAGTTGCTG AGAACAGCCATCACCTGAAGATCTTTCTCCCCAAAAAGTTATTGGAATGTCTTCCCAGATGCCCCCTACTGCCTCCTGAACGGCTACGATGGAACACAAATGAG gAGATTGCCTCTTACTTAATCACCTTTGAGAAGCATGATGAGTGGCTATCCTGTTCCCCAAAGACCAG GCCTCAGAATGGCTCCATCATCCTCTATAATCGAAAGAAGGTAAAGTACCGAAAAGATGGCTACTGCTGGAAGAAGCGGAAGGATGGAAAGACCACTCGAGAGGACCACATGAAACTTAAGGTGCAGGGCATGGAG TGTCTCTATGGCTGCTATGTTCACTCCTCCATTGTTCCCACATTCCATCGGCGCTGTTACTGGCTGCTACAG AACCCTGACATCGTCCTTGTGCACTACCTGAATGTCCCTGCCCTAGAAGATTGTGGGAAGGGCTGTGGCCCCATCCTTTGTTCCATCAGCAACGATCGAAGGGAATGGCTCAAGTGGTCCAGGGAGGAGCTGGTGGGGCAACTGAAGCCCATGT TTCATGGCATCAAGTGGAGCTGTGGGAATGGGGCAGGTGAGTTCTCAGTGGAACAGCTGGTGCAGCAGATTCTGGATACCCACCAGGCCAAGCCCTTGCCCCGTACCCATGCCTGCCTCTGCAGCGGAGGGCTCG GTTCCACGGGGACCCTACCCCACAAGTGCAGCAACACCAAGCACCGAATCATCTCTCCTAAAATTGAGCCTCGGACCTTGGCCATACCCCCAATCCCACCTCCAAGACCCCCTGAGCCCCTTCCACAGGCTGTTCCACCCCTTACTGAATCCTCTGAGCTCCCCAAGGTTGATACTTcaccctcttcctcctcttcctcctcttcttctggTTTTGCTGAACCTTCTGAGATTAGCCTCAGATCTCCAGTAACTCCAGGAGGATTGCCCCGGGGAGGACCTGCTCTCCTCCTGCTGACAGGTTTAGAGCAGCTCACTGGGGGTTTAACTCCTAGCAGGCACTTGGCTTCTCAGCCTGAGTTTGGGCCCTCCCTGGGCCTGGCCCTGGTGCTAAGCCCTCAGCCTCCTGCCCCAGCTGGCCCTCCCAGTCCTGCCTTTGATCCTGATCGATTTTTCAACAATCCCAGTCAAGGCCAGACTTATGGGGGTGGGCTAGGGGTGAGTTCTAATTTCCCTGAGGTGAAGGCAATCAGAACACCTTGCATAGCCCTGGAACCTGCTGCTGCTCTGGAGCCTGTGACATCTAATCAAGGGACAACTCCTaagtctggagaaggaaaagaaggaaaccGATTCTTTATCCAAGATGATGCAGGTGGGATGGGAACTGGGCCTGCCACAGTCTCCTCATCTCCATCCATAGAGCCATCAGTCCGACCTGGAAGAGGTGAAGGGCTGTTTGGAGGACCAGGGGGGACCAGTGAACTAGAAACTTTCAGCTTGTCTTCCTTCCCAGACCTCATGGGGGATCTGATCAGTGAAGAGGCTCCAAGTGCTCCTGGCCCACCATCTCTTAGCATTATCACTGACTTCTCTCCTGAGTGGTCCTATCCAGAG GGTGGGGTCAAGGTATTGATCACAGGCCCTTGGACAGAGGTCTCAGAGCGTTATTCTTGTGTCTTCGACCACATCCTTGTGCCAGCCTCACTTGTCCAGGCTGGTGTCCTGCGCTGCTATTGTCCTG ctcatgAGGCAGGGTTGGTATCTCTTCAGGTGGCAGGAGAAGAGGGCCCACTCTCTGCCTCTGTGCTCTTTGAGTACCGTGCTCGACGGTTTTTAGCTCTTCCCAGCACACCACTTGACTGGCTGTCCTTAGATG ACAACCAATTCCGGATGTCCATACTGGAGCGACTAGAGCAGATGGAAAAACGGATGGCAGAAATGGCAGCAGCTGGACAGGCTCCTCCCCCAGCTCCTGACCCTCACCCAGTGCAG GGAGGTGTCCTGGGGCCTGGGTTTGAGGCCCGTGTGGTGGTCCTAGTAGAACGTATGATCCCTCGTTATGGCTGGCGGGGCCCTGATCACCTGGTACACGGGGGACCCTTCCGGGGTATGAGTCTCCTTCACCTGGCAGCAGCCCAGGGCTATGCTCGCCTCATTGAGACCCTGAGCCAGTGGAG GACTATGGAGGCAGAAAGCCTGGACTTGGAACAAGAGGTGGATCCACTTAATGTGGATCATTTCTCCTGCACTCCTTTG ATGTGGGCCTGTGCCCTAGGTCACCTAGAAGCGGCTGTTCTCCTTTTCCAATGGAACCGCCAGGCATTGAACATCCCTGATTCTCTTGGCCGACTACCCCTGTTTGTGGCACATTCCCGGGGGCATGTACAACTTGCCCGATGTCTAGAAGAGCTACAGAGAAAGGAAGTTCCAGTTGAGCCCCTACCTACCCCTTTACTGTCTTCTGCTAGTTCTGACACTG GTCTGCACAGTGTCTCCTCATCTTCAGAGTTGTCAGATGGCATGTTCTCTGTCACTTCAGCCTGTTCTAGTGCCCCAGACAGCAGTCCCCCTCCTGCTCCTTTGCCTACTTTGGAGGAAGCCACTGAG GTGGACATGATCTCTTTGGCCAATCAGATTGTTGAGGCAACACCAGACCGGATTAAACAGGAAGACTTTGGAGTTGAGCCTGAGGCTGAAGGCCCTCTTCAAGAAAAGACTGGAGCCATGGGGCTCAGTGAGACTATGTCTTGGCTGGCTAGTTACCTGGAGAATGTGGACCATCTCCCTAGCCTCACCCAGCACAG CAAGCTACCCTTTGAAGGGGGTCACCTGACTGCTCCCCCTGCCCCATCTTGGGCAGAGTTCCTTGGGGCCTCAGCtaatgggaaaatggaaaatgactttgCACTTCTAACGCTCTCTGATCATGAGCAGCGGGAGCTGTATGAAGCAGGCCGTGTCATCCAGACTCCCTTCCGCAAGTACAAG GGCCATCGACTTAAGGAGCAGCAGGAGATAGCAGCAGCTGTGATCCAGCGCTGTTACCGAAAGTACAAGCAG CTAACATGGATTGCACTTAAG TTTGCACTCTATAAGAAGATGACCCAAGCAGCCATCCTGATCCAGAGCAAATTTCGAAGTTATTATGAACAGAAGAGATTTCAGCAGAGTAGACGGGCTGCTGTACTAATTCAACAGCACTACCGTTCCTATCGATGCAGACCTGGACCCTACCACCGCCCTTCTGGGCCTTCAGGACCTCTGCCTCCTCGTGGCAA agGCTCCTTCCTTACCAAGAAGCAGGATCAGGCAGCTAGGAAAATTATTCGTTTCCTGAGGCGTTGTCAACATAG gatgaaggaactgaagcaaaGCCAGGAGGTAGAAGGTCTTTCCCAACCTGAAATGAGCACCTGA
- the CAMTA2 gene encoding calmodulin-binding transcription activator 2 isoform X2, whose translation MNNKDTTEVAENSHHLKIFLPKKLLECLPRCPLLPPERLRWNTNEEIASYLITFEKHDEWLSCSPKTRPQNGSIILYNRKKVKYRKDGYCWKKRKDGKTTREDHMKLKVQGMECLYGCYVHSSIVPTFHRRCYWLLQNPDIVLVHYLNVPALEDCGKGCGPILCSISNDRREWLKWSREELVGQLKPMFHGIKWSCGNGAGEFSVEQLVQQILDTHQAKPLPRTHACLCSGGLGSTGTLPHKCSNTKHRIISPKIEPRTLAIPPIPPPRPPEPLPQAVPPLTESSELPKVDTSPSSSSSSSSSGFAEPSEISLRSPVTPGGLPRGGPALLLLTGLEQLTGGLTPSRHLASQPEFGPSLGLALVLSPQPPAPAGPPSPAFDPDRFFNNPSQGQTYGGGLGVSSNFPEVKAIRTPCIALEPAAALEPVTSNQGTTPKSGEGKEGNRFFIQDDAGGMGTGPATVSSSPSIEPSVRPGRGEGLFGGPGGTSELETFSLSSFPDLMGDLISEEAPSAPGPPSLSIITDFSPEWSYPEGGVKVLITGPWTEVSERYSCVFDHILVPASLVQAGVLRCYCPAHEAGLVSLQVAGEEGPLSASVLFEYRARRFLALPSTPLDWLSLDDNQFRMSILERLEQMEKRMAEMAAAGQAPPPAPDPHPVQGGVLGPGFEARVVVLVERMIPRYGWRGPDHLVHGGPFRGMSLLHLAAAQGYARLIETLSQWRTMEAESLDLEQEVDPLNVDHFSCTPLMWACALGHLEAAVLLFQWNRQALNIPDSLGRLPLFVAHSRGHVQLARCLEELQRKEVPVEPLPTPLLSSASSDTGLHSVSSSSELSDGMFSVTSACSSAPDSSPPPAPLPTLEEATEVTQPGQSSHGLSKTPNLVMEYKASNSQGLPSPPSVSEDSTVEAPIPGYGASSKEVDCHQAVDIIQVDMISLANQIVEATPDRIKQEDFGVEPEAEGPLQEKTGAMGLSETMSWLASYLENVDHLPSLTQHSKLPFEGGHLTAPPAPSWAEFLGASANGKMENDFALLTLSDHEQRELYEAGRVIQTPFRKYKGHRLKEQQEIAAAVIQRCYRKYKQFALYKKMTQAAILIQSKFRSYYEQKRFQQSRRAAVLIQQHYRSYRCRPGPYHRPSGPSGPLPPRGKGSFLTKKQDQAARKIIRFLRRCQHRMKELKQSQEVEGLSQPEMST comes from the exons ATGAATAACAAGGATACCACTGAAGTTGCTG AGAACAGCCATCACCTGAAGATCTTTCTCCCCAAAAAGTTATTGGAATGTCTTCCCAGATGCCCCCTACTGCCTCCTGAACGGCTACGATGGAACACAAATGAG gAGATTGCCTCTTACTTAATCACCTTTGAGAAGCATGATGAGTGGCTATCCTGTTCCCCAAAGACCAG GCCTCAGAATGGCTCCATCATCCTCTATAATCGAAAGAAGGTAAAGTACCGAAAAGATGGCTACTGCTGGAAGAAGCGGAAGGATGGAAAGACCACTCGAGAGGACCACATGAAACTTAAGGTGCAGGGCATGGAG TGTCTCTATGGCTGCTATGTTCACTCCTCCATTGTTCCCACATTCCATCGGCGCTGTTACTGGCTGCTACAG AACCCTGACATCGTCCTTGTGCACTACCTGAATGTCCCTGCCCTAGAAGATTGTGGGAAGGGCTGTGGCCCCATCCTTTGTTCCATCAGCAACGATCGAAGGGAATGGCTCAAGTGGTCCAGGGAGGAGCTGGTGGGGCAACTGAAGCCCATGT TTCATGGCATCAAGTGGAGCTGTGGGAATGGGGCAGGTGAGTTCTCAGTGGAACAGCTGGTGCAGCAGATTCTGGATACCCACCAGGCCAAGCCCTTGCCCCGTACCCATGCCTGCCTCTGCAGCGGAGGGCTCG GTTCCACGGGGACCCTACCCCACAAGTGCAGCAACACCAAGCACCGAATCATCTCTCCTAAAATTGAGCCTCGGACCTTGGCCATACCCCCAATCCCACCTCCAAGACCCCCTGAGCCCCTTCCACAGGCTGTTCCACCCCTTACTGAATCCTCTGAGCTCCCCAAGGTTGATACTTcaccctcttcctcctcttcctcctcttcttctggTTTTGCTGAACCTTCTGAGATTAGCCTCAGATCTCCAGTAACTCCAGGAGGATTGCCCCGGGGAGGACCTGCTCTCCTCCTGCTGACAGGTTTAGAGCAGCTCACTGGGGGTTTAACTCCTAGCAGGCACTTGGCTTCTCAGCCTGAGTTTGGGCCCTCCCTGGGCCTGGCCCTGGTGCTAAGCCCTCAGCCTCCTGCCCCAGCTGGCCCTCCCAGTCCTGCCTTTGATCCTGATCGATTTTTCAACAATCCCAGTCAAGGCCAGACTTATGGGGGTGGGCTAGGGGTGAGTTCTAATTTCCCTGAGGTGAAGGCAATCAGAACACCTTGCATAGCCCTGGAACCTGCTGCTGCTCTGGAGCCTGTGACATCTAATCAAGGGACAACTCCTaagtctggagaaggaaaagaaggaaaccGATTCTTTATCCAAGATGATGCAGGTGGGATGGGAACTGGGCCTGCCACAGTCTCCTCATCTCCATCCATAGAGCCATCAGTCCGACCTGGAAGAGGTGAAGGGCTGTTTGGAGGACCAGGGGGGACCAGTGAACTAGAAACTTTCAGCTTGTCTTCCTTCCCAGACCTCATGGGGGATCTGATCAGTGAAGAGGCTCCAAGTGCTCCTGGCCCACCATCTCTTAGCATTATCACTGACTTCTCTCCTGAGTGGTCCTATCCAGAG GGTGGGGTCAAGGTATTGATCACAGGCCCTTGGACAGAGGTCTCAGAGCGTTATTCTTGTGTCTTCGACCACATCCTTGTGCCAGCCTCACTTGTCCAGGCTGGTGTCCTGCGCTGCTATTGTCCTG ctcatgAGGCAGGGTTGGTATCTCTTCAGGTGGCAGGAGAAGAGGGCCCACTCTCTGCCTCTGTGCTCTTTGAGTACCGTGCTCGACGGTTTTTAGCTCTTCCCAGCACACCACTTGACTGGCTGTCCTTAGATG ACAACCAATTCCGGATGTCCATACTGGAGCGACTAGAGCAGATGGAAAAACGGATGGCAGAAATGGCAGCAGCTGGACAGGCTCCTCCCCCAGCTCCTGACCCTCACCCAGTGCAG GGAGGTGTCCTGGGGCCTGGGTTTGAGGCCCGTGTGGTGGTCCTAGTAGAACGTATGATCCCTCGTTATGGCTGGCGGGGCCCTGATCACCTGGTACACGGGGGACCCTTCCGGGGTATGAGTCTCCTTCACCTGGCAGCAGCCCAGGGCTATGCTCGCCTCATTGAGACCCTGAGCCAGTGGAG GACTATGGAGGCAGAAAGCCTGGACTTGGAACAAGAGGTGGATCCACTTAATGTGGATCATTTCTCCTGCACTCCTTTG ATGTGGGCCTGTGCCCTAGGTCACCTAGAAGCGGCTGTTCTCCTTTTCCAATGGAACCGCCAGGCATTGAACATCCCTGATTCTCTTGGCCGACTACCCCTGTTTGTGGCACATTCCCGGGGGCATGTACAACTTGCCCGATGTCTAGAAGAGCTACAGAGAAAGGAAGTTCCAGTTGAGCCCCTACCTACCCCTTTACTGTCTTCTGCTAGTTCTGACACTG GTCTGCACAGTGTCTCCTCATCTTCAGAGTTGTCAGATGGCATGTTCTCTGTCACTTCAGCCTGTTCTAGTGCCCCAGACAGCAGTCCCCCTCCTGCTCCTTTGCCTACTTTGGAGGAAGCCACTGAGGTGACACAGCCAGGCCAGTCTTCTCATGGTCTCTCCAAAACTCCCAACCTAGTCATGGAGTATAAGGCCAGTAACTCACAGGGACTTCCCTCACCTCCCTCTGTGAGTGAGGACTCCACAGTAGAGGCTCCAATCCCAGGTTATGGGGCCAGTTCAAAAGAAGTTGATTGCCATCAGGCTGTGGACATAATACAG GTGGACATGATCTCTTTGGCCAATCAGATTGTTGAGGCAACACCAGACCGGATTAAACAGGAAGACTTTGGAGTTGAGCCTGAGGCTGAAGGCCCTCTTCAAGAAAAGACTGGAGCCATGGGGCTCAGTGAGACTATGTCTTGGCTGGCTAGTTACCTGGAGAATGTGGACCATCTCCCTAGCCTCACCCAGCACAG CAAGCTACCCTTTGAAGGGGGTCACCTGACTGCTCCCCCTGCCCCATCTTGGGCAGAGTTCCTTGGGGCCTCAGCtaatgggaaaatggaaaatgactttgCACTTCTAACGCTCTCTGATCATGAGCAGCGGGAGCTGTATGAAGCAGGCCGTGTCATCCAGACTCCCTTCCGCAAGTACAAG GGCCATCGACTTAAGGAGCAGCAGGAGATAGCAGCAGCTGTGATCCAGCGCTGTTACCGAAAGTACAAGCAG TTTGCACTCTATAAGAAGATGACCCAAGCAGCCATCCTGATCCAGAGCAAATTTCGAAGTTATTATGAACAGAAGAGATTTCAGCAGAGTAGACGGGCTGCTGTACTAATTCAACAGCACTACCGTTCCTATCGATGCAGACCTGGACCCTACCACCGCCCTTCTGGGCCTTCAGGACCTCTGCCTCCTCGTGGCAA agGCTCCTTCCTTACCAAGAAGCAGGATCAGGCAGCTAGGAAAATTATTCGTTTCCTGAGGCGTTGTCAACATAG gatgaaggaactgaagcaaaGCCAGGAGGTAGAAGGTCTTTCCCAACCTGAAATGAGCACCTGA